The following DNA comes from Magnetococcales bacterium.
TGGGGCGCGGGACATGTTTTGCAGTTTACCCATACCCAGATCCTGCTCGTGGTCTGGCTTTGGCTGGCCAGTCTGGCCGGAATTCTTGTCAATCCCCGCCCCCGCATGGCACTCCTGGCCATGATCCTGGGATTGTTGCCCGTTCTGACCGCCCCGGCCATCCATTATTGGATCACACCGGTCGATGGGACCGCCAACCGGATTGCCTACAGTGAATTGATGCGTTTCGGCAACGGCCTGGCCACGCTGCCGGTGGGTCTGGCTTTGGTCGTGGCCCTGCTGCTCCGCCGCCAGATACCCATGCCTGAACATCGGCCCCAACGCCTGGCCCTGATCCTGTCGCTCCTGTTGTTCGGAGTCGGTGGCGTCATCGGATTCCTGATCCAGGGCGTCAATGTCACCATTCCCTCCCACTATCATGGTTCCATTGTCGCCATCACCCTGGCCTACATGGGGTTGACCTATCACATCCTGCCGCTTCTGGGTTGGCAACGCCCCTGCCCGACATGGTCCTCCCGGCAGCTCCTGCTCTACGGCGGCGGTTCACTGCTGCATGTGGCCGGCCTGGCCTTGGCGGGTGTCTATGGCATTCAACGCAAAACCGCCGGAGCCGCCCAGCATTTGCAAACTCTCCCGGAACAACTTTCCATGGGGTGTACCGGCCTGGGAGGATTGCTCGCGGTGGTCGGAGGGATTCTTTTCCTGGTGCTGACCATCCGGGCCTTCAGGAAAACGCCTTAAATGGCCATGGATGTTCTTACAAGTTGCAGGTACGGAGAGGGCTGGGAGTGCCAAACGTCACCCCAAGGCATTTTGCGGGTCTTTGGATAGGACAAACAGAGCAATCTTTTTGAACGGGTGACGGCCACAAAAGCGTTTCTTTTTTCCTCAAGAACCGCTTGCGGATTGTTTCTGGCGCGATAATCCGGAAAAATTCCATCCACCATGCCCACGATGAAAACAACATCAAATTCGAGGCCTTTTGCAGCATGCACGGTCAGCAGGGCCACACCGGCGGCTTGGGGCTTCCGGGTTGTTCCCAGGGCCATGTTGCTCATGAACCC
Coding sequences within:
- a CDS encoding cbb3-type cytochrome c oxidase subunit I, with product MPVEQFALPTPDGSTRSLARGWLLLALGSLIGSGLVVILVVLARTPILHDLIPWTGSFKTALVIHVDLSVLVWFLAFAGLMGSLILPRNRTGPGFPALGLAITGALILTFAPFLGVDAPYMNNYVPILENRAFFIGLGCFISGFLVMAGQVVFTANPAHDATGPERVLRMGLRSGMAIAWLAALIWLWTRWVIPASLGSSEQFRETYYEVLFWGAGHVLQFTHTQILLVVWLWLASLAGILVNPRPRMALLAMILGLLPVLTAPAIHYWITPVDGTANRIAYSELMRFGNGLATLPVGLALVVALLLRRQIPMPEHRPQRLALILSLLLFGVGGVIGFLIQGVNVTIPSHYHGSIVAITLAYMGLTYHILPLLGWQRPCPTWSSRQLLLYGGGSLLHVAGLALAGVYGIQRKTAGAAQHLQTLPEQLSMGCTGLGGLLAVVGGILFLVLTIRAFRKTP